Genomic segment of Marmota flaviventris isolate mMarFla1 chromosome 4, mMarFla1.hap1, whole genome shotgun sequence:
GACCAAGAAGTGAGGGATGACTCCCATGTCTCTGTTTACGGGGCAGTGATCACTGACTGAAACAGGGATTACAAAAGGGTATCAGATTTATCAGGAAGATGGTATTTGCTTTGGACATTTTAAGcatacagtcatttttaaaaatataggttgAAAATTTGATGTTTGAAATGCTCCTAAATTCAAAACTTCTAGAGCACCAAGATGacacaaaaaaatttcaaatttcagagcATTTCAAATTTCAGATGTTTTAAATTAGTGATGCTCAAATGGTTAAGTCTatataaattttccaaaatccAATATTCTCTGAAGTCTGAAATACTTCTTATCCCAAGCATTTTGGTTAGGGTATGCTCAACCTATATTCAGGTGGCCCCTCTGAGTGACAGGTTGGAGAGAAGAGAGCGAGCTTGAGATAAGGGATTCGGGAGTGGGCCGCACATTTGTGATGTGAGTCACAAGTGTAGGTGAGATTGACTGAGGAGAAGAAAGAGCTGAGATGGAACCTGAGGGACAGCATGAATTGAGAAGCAAGCTCACACAGAAAACCAAAAATGCATCCTTGAAGTGGCAAGAAGACAGAGTCTGGCCATAGAATCTAAAGGGAAAGAACATTTTCCCGAAGGAGGAATCTGTTTAACAGTGTCTAGTGCAACAGAGGTCAGGACAGACAAGGACTGAAGTCAGGCTATGAATTTCTCAAATAGATAAGACCTGCTCAGGTCTCTTCTAGAAAATTACTCACCAGGGTCATATGATCAGATTACATCTCCTTTTAACAATTTGTACAATTGTACCTTGTAACAATTTATACTTATCTTACTAACAATCACCTAGTAAGCAGCAATTGGGATAACTGAAGGTTTTTCCTATTACATCTTTTCCCATTTTATCAGaagtgaaaaaaacaaagttCTTGAAACAAGCAAAATCTCATAACCGCTATATTCTGTCTGGGCTTTTTCCACTTGAATACGGTGCTGTCCAGCACAGCATGGGTTCTTTTGTTTAATATATGTGTTCGTGTGTCAGGGGAGGGCTCATTTCTTCTCTCCCAGTTTTTATTGAGATAGTATAAAAACTTCTCTTGTGTAAAGGACGATGGAAAAGCTccgtaaactcaacaagccaaaacaactgtttacctgtccgagattttattagcaggaccatAGCGGCCAGTCgcagaagaaaagggaggagagagagagagagaggaggggggagagagggagggagagagaaaggagggggagagagggggggagagagagagaagtgggggggagagagaggggagagtaAGAGAGTAAGAGAGCAAGAGTAAGAGAGAGTAAGAGTAAGACAACGAACAGGAACAGAttattgatatttatgggcttaacacaggatgaggaggagcaaggcgagtgggctgttacttcttcattggctgagagtcaccacttcagggattggaggtgcgccATTCAAAGTTAGCGCCATCACAGGGACTGGATGTGATGGTTCTCGCGCCATTCAGTGCGTCATGAACCTGAGCTCCCAGAAGAGAAGCACTCAgggcgccatctttaccaacatcTTGAACAACATGTGACGTTATTTGGCCTTCACATAGGTTGGgcatatcatttatatatttattcccaTTAATCTAACATTATTGAACCACTCTTGCTTGAAGCCAAtgggaccaaaaataaaaaatacaaatacagatACTGAAACCAAATGTCAGTACTTGATTATAAGACAATTCATAAAGTGCTTACATTAAAATTTCTAGGTCATTGAACTGAGaacacaaaatttcaaaatcttcCTGGAGGCTCCTGTCCTGAAGGTTTATACCTGTTGACCTGCATTTCAGGCAAATTATACCTACCTGGCGGATGGCTGTTGCTCCTGGCCCAGCTAGCCCTTTCTATTGTTTCTCCTCTCAGTCTTTGAAGGAAGAAAACTTGAGCCTGTAACGGGTAATGACCATAGTGGGTACAGGGACTGATGAGTCTCTGATGATTTCCaaatactttcttcttctttttttttagaatcatCCTTACTCCCTTCACATATTTCCACCTTTTCTTACCAAAGAAAGGGAAACTTCTTCAATGATTAACAATGATGTGTGATTTTTGTTTCACCCACAATACCCAGTACAGTGACAGCTTCCAATGAAGAGTTGATTAAGTCTTTTTCAATTTGTACATATTCAAGGATTTAGTATtatttgacaaaaagaaaaagaaaaaaaaaagaagagacttGTAAAACAATTGTCACCATAGAGAAGGACAGCTGAATACATTAAGAAGGCCTGACTTCCTTTTTGGTGTATAAAAGTAGGGCTAGCAAGACATGGAAGTATATTGGATACAAATCATCCTGTTCCATAAGAAAGAACGTCTTCTAAATGCCTTTTCCTTTCTAttgattttcatgagaaattATGGCCTGAGGACATGGAAGAGATTAGAGCCATTGTCATTATTACCTATTCCTCTGAACACATGATAGGACTGTAGTTCTCCACATGGTCCTGAGACTTGTTCTGGCCAATGGAATGTGAGCAGAAGTGTCATGTACCATTTCTAAGGGTGAACCATTAAGAGCTGGTATCAGATTTATCATATTTCCTTCTCTCTACCCTTGTGCCAACAATAATAGTCAAAGATGGCTCCATCAATCTGTGTCCATGAATGAAAATGATGGGAATTGAAGCTTCCCAGTAATCCAAAATGGACATGTAGCTTGACAGATACACTTTCACTGTTAGAAAAATAGAAGATTTGGGGCATGACCTTGATCTTGTTGATTTTATAGGAGCCAAATCCTGAAATGATCATTTTGCTTCTGATCAggcaaaatattcagaaaataggTTCATTAGCACAAGATGGATGCTATTTTAGTAACAATAACTAAGATCATAGAGTGCTTGACAACTGTTGAATGTACTAAGGTATAGATCATTTCCTCCCTTATGTTCTTGTGGGTAGTCAGATCACTTTTTCTCTAGTCCATATCAACTCCTTCTGGTTAGAATCAGCTGTTCTTGGTGACCCTTCCCACTTTAAATACATCTCTAGTCTACCCCCTAGCAAAAtgcactttaattttaaaatgttacatctTCGGCcttgtgtggtggcacacatctgtaatcccagggatttgagaggctgaggcaagaggatcacaagtttgagactagcctcagtaaatcagtgaggtcctaagcaacttagtgaaacactgtctcaaaatgaaaaaaataaaaagggctagccATTTAATGGTAAAACAACCTGGTTAAATCTCCAATAccgaaaaaaaaaattatatatatattgtcttcACAGTAAACCATCTTATTCACTTTTGTCTATCTTCTTTCCAACATCTGTGTTCCATTGTTTGAAACATCATAAGTGCTTCATATATGCTCATTTGAAGAAACTGAGAATTAAGTTTGGGGCAAGTCCAAGGCTACTAGTTATTAAGTACCTATGAGGACTCAAACCAAAGACTTTTGACATTCCATTCAGTGACAAGAGTATCATTTAAATGGGTactgagaaagagaaagtggCTCTGAAAGCCAGGTTTGGAACTATCATCTGAGTCTGAGTTGCTGTGAGTTTTTCTAGACCCCAGTGTTCTGATGACTAAAAGAACACCAATACCAGACAAGGCCATTCTGGACCATGAGCAAGACAAAAATAAGATCACTTCATAGTGATCTTAAGACAAAACTTGAACATTGCCTAAGCcacaaaaaatgacaaatattcatGACTGAGGCTTTCTTTATCAATTATGGCTTTAGCTTCCATCTGATTTTGACTCCTAGATAAGATTTATTCAGATACTAATCAAAGAGTGGTTACCTCCAGACAGAAACCACTCGAGAGGAAAACCTTGTTTTTGTTCTTGAACAGTTTCCTGACTCAAGAATAGGAGCCCCTAGTAAATTGTAACACCTTCTTACTGAGTTGCCCCAGGGCTCCCTACCTATGCATTCCTCCTTCCTTCAAGAAGTAACAGTTTGAGGGCATTGATGCTCCTGTTTCAGTGGCCCTGCTGTGTGCGTATGTTGAGGTTTTAATTACAACTCTATAAGACTTCTGATCCTTGCTTGACAAACAACGAAATGAGGGTTTTAGAgatctaatttttttcccaaggCCACCATCAATAGGAAAAGCCAGCGATCACATTGCAAAGCTGGTCTAACTTTCCTGTACTCTCCACCGGCACTCCCTATCTGGTCCTCCTCTACTGCGCTACTTCTTTCTGCCCGCACTTGCCCAGCCGACGGGTATACTACAGTGAGCTGCAGCCCAAACGTGTCCCTCTGAAACAGATCTTCTGTGCGCTGCCATAAACACGATATTCGGACTTCGAAATGCTTGGCGTTGCAGAACAGTTGCGCGCGCCCACCAGCAGCACCTGGGCACCCGGGCTCCACAGGGCTTCACCTCCGGCCTGAAGGGGCGGGAACACGAGAGTGACATGACAGCAAGGCGCACCAATCCCCGCGGGGGCGCCGGCCGCAGAGCCCAATCGCAGGACAGCCGGGTCGTACTGTGACAACGCAGACAGCCGCCCGCCCGGCCTCCTCCGTGGGCCCCGAGGCTTCGCGGGCCGCAGCTGAGTCACTGCAAAGAGCGGGCCCGGCAGGTGGAGGACAGGCTTGTCAGAGCCAGGAAGAGCAGCTGCCGCCGGCGCCTCCGGGAGCTGGCTGAGAGCAAGTCCGCAGGCCCGAGGAGGAGCCGAGGGCAGCGCAGTGACTGTCGCGGGTGTCATTCTGGACGCAGGAAGTACGCTTGTCTTGGTTTGCTTTAAAATAGGGTTCGTGTTTCCCCGACAGGCGAATTTCATCCCCTGCGCGCCCCACTACAGCGCCGGCTGCGCAGCCCCGGCCCTCTCCCCACCACCCGGGCTGAGTGGCCCTCGCAGCCGCCAGTGCCCCAGCGCTGGGAGCTGCCCTAGAGCCCGAAGGCGCTGCGCCAGCGCGGGGCATCAGGAGTCTGACCCCGAAAATGCTGGGCCTCCTAGCCCGGCAGGCAGACTAATCGCGGGGTGAgttacagaaaggaaaaagaaaaaaacccttcCGATTAAAAGTTTTGCTTTTCAGACTCCTTCCCTGCCCATTAACACGCAGCAAAATGACAATAACAGTTGCGTAACTGCGGTATCCTAAGGAAACTCCTTTGTTTACCTTATGAAAACCAGCTGGTGAGATGCAGTCTGACCATTGACTCACCCACAGCGGGGAGAACTGGGTAAGATCATCACAAAGAATCTTCTCCAGGGCGGCTTGAGTGTTAAAACGTCCCACTCTTGAACACCGAAAAGAGTGATGATCCCCGCTGAGTACTCCCAAGTAAAAGTGATTCTCCTAGGAAGGGCTCACTGCTTTTCTGTTAGTTTGCTTGTGTGATATTTACTCCAAAATGTTTTCTAGCTTCCCCAACTTTGAAAAATTAGGCTCTGAGATAAGAATGCAATtggtttcctctctctttttttttcctattagaatTCAGCCACCTACCCAAACAATATGAAGATTTCCTATGTTGAACCTGCCATTCTCCTTAACTCCTTTGCCCTGTCTTTGATCTCTCCACTGACGACACAATACCTGTATAGGAGAATATGGGAAGAAACAAGCAACTACAGCTTTGCCCTTGATAACAATATTTCTGAGTGTGACAAAAACAAAAGCAGCCCAATTTTTGCAGTCCAGAAGGTAAGACATTAAAATATCCCTAAAATGTAATTAAAGAGGGTATGACACTTATGCTTTGGCCTCTCAAGAATGACTATCAAAGTCCCAAATTGCAGACCAATAGCATTCACTGGGCTCTCATCTCATTTGACATTTCCCAACATCTGtaatctgccttttttttttgtactggggattgaactcagggctctcaaccactgtgctacatctccaaccctattttgtattttatttagagacagggtctcacagagttgcttagcacctcaatgttgtgaaggctggctttgaatttgggatcctcctgtctcagcctccccagccactgggattacaggcatgtgccacggtgcccGGCTATAAtctgccttttcttcttcttcttcttcttcttttttttttttttttttttttttgagggagggtGATATGGGGGGTCTTGCTTAGATGCCAAGGTTAACCCAGAGCTCAccatgttcctgcctcagcctcccaagtagctgggattataggcatatgccagaCTGGCAGTCTGCCTTTTCTTGAAACCTAGTTCTTGTGAGACGCTAGTTCTTGTTTCTCTTAGAAAATCCCAGCACAGTCTGAGATCTCTGcccccaaaaaaataatttaaaaaaatagtctgaAAATTTAGACCAAGGCCTGCTGGGATGAGCTACTCGGTGGACACAGTGAATAGAGGCGGGTGAAACATGGTATGTCTACCTCTCCCTTGTCCTCTTCCTCCCAGCTCCCTTCTACTGCACCTGCATGTCACAGTTTTTAGGGACTCCAGAAAGTGATCCAACATGTAAACTGGCCAGGGGTCTGTCATGGGGTAGAAGTGGAGCAGCACATGTCACTTGTCATCTGGTAGCATTAAGAAATCAGCCTTGACTCCCATATGTTGAAATGTGAGGACATCTAGAGTGAGGAGTGCTCACTTTTGCTCTCTGGACACTGAAAACATTCAGCTAGACGTTATGGGGCCTTCCCACCTCCCTTACTTTGTTTACAATAGGAGGTACTTTACCATCCTCCTGAGCCTTTCAACAGTTTTGGACAAAAGTCTACTGATGTCCAAATGCAAAAGAAGTGGCTGTCAGATGTGGAAATGCTTTCCTCTATAATGCCTCAAAAATAAACCATGCATATAAATTCAGAACTCTTCCTCTTGGGGATTTTTTGTGATGGCAAGAATGGCGCTGCCACTCACAGAAGAGTTTAAGGAAATGGAGTTGCCTCCCCTGGCTCTGAGAGTCTGCCTGTGAAAGGAGTCTGAGGTGAGGAAGTGGCAGAGAGCCCCAGAAGGGCCCAGGCCCACCCCCATGTCCCCCCAGGTGTCTGGTGGAAGCTAGCTGGGGCAAGGCCCAGGTGTTTGGCTCAGTCCCTGATTTTACTCATttccttatttccattttcctgaaactGCTGAATTCTGGGCAGCTGTGCACACAGGAAGGTTCTGGCCTAGAGTAAGGTTGTAATGAGAGAAGGGCCAAGGGCCTCACTGAGCATTTTGTGTCCCTTCCAGGATGTCTCATTATACATCCTTCCCTTGAGCAAGAAGGCTCCATGGGATCATCATTCCTGTGTTTGGTTCTGTGTTTTCCTTCACCTGGCCCCTGGGAGCAGGCCCCCTTGTTCCTGTGGGAGGGCCCTGGGCAGAGGACCTGAATGTCTGCTGCACCTGCCCTCCTGGACTCAGGGAAGACTGGCCTTGGTCCAGCCATCTTGGTGGCCTCTGTGGCTAAGCAGGTAAAAAGTGCTAGTCCCCACCTCGAGCCTGGTCCAGCTGCTAAGAGCCCCCTAGAGCAGTGGTCTCATTTAGAAGATTTTGGCCCAACTTTCAAACtgatttgtttgtatttatttatttagttcgtTAGTTTGAGGTCTGGGgtttgaactcgggggcactcaaccactgagccacatccccaggcctattttgtattttattaagagacagggtctcactgagttgcttagcacctcactattgctgagtctggctttgaactagcaatcctcctgcctcagcctcccaagctgcctgagattacaggtgtgcgccaccatgcccagctcatgtattatttttaattggatttataCTCAAGAGAACATACTATCTTGATCCCTTCTCTTAAAGATGGTACTCTTAGACCCCTGGTGCTTTTCCTCGGAGTGGGGAACTGAAAACCACCCACTCCCCGACTCTGCTATTCCCAGCTATGACCGAGACAGGAAGTGCTGGGAGACATGTCATTTACAAAGGAACATGTTTGTAAAGAAACCACCATCACCTTCAGCACTTCCTTTGGGTCCCTTTTCAGGATCCTATCCCTGCTGTGCTCAGAGAACACCATCTCCCTCTAAATCCAAGAGCAAATGTGTCCTGTTCTCTCAACTTCCATCTCTACCATCCAGCTCGTCTGGTCGGGCTCTGGTTACTCCAAGTTTAGGGCTTGGCAGActgtttttaaaactgaaaggaTAAGAGATGTCACAGCATGGGGTGAGTCCctaataaaataaacagatcaaTCACTTTTTCAgctcaaatttttcttttgttttcctcccaAAAAGATCAATTGTGTGTAAAAGGACATGAAAATTATGATAACAGACTCTTTACTGCTATGCCATATTCATTTATCCTTCCTACATAACCAGTATGCACCCGTGCCTAGGTATTAGCATGCAAGATACTATTATAAATTTCAGGGTGTAGATAGAATAAACCGAGCTCTCGCACTTTGCATTTGACATTTTGATAGTTTATATGAGTGAAAGTCTTATTTTTCAACTCATTTTGTATTAATACGTGCACATACATGTATATCTACAAACACACACTcatagaaataatattatattgcTCAAACCTATTTTTCAAATCTTAAAGTATTCTGAGCCCTCTAACTGGAAGGGACACCTATATATTTCTCTTCAGCAATGGGGTTAATCTCAGAAGGACCTTTAACAAAAAGTCAAGGCTGTGGCGGGGAACTTTGCCTAGGGAACAAAGAGAGAAGGAATTCGGGgcatatttgttgatttttgaaaatgacatggaatattttctattcaACTGGAATTCACTTATACATTTTACTCTATGAAATTGTAACTTCTTTAACATAGATTTACtgctttccttcatttattctttttttatttaagagagagagagaattttttaatatttattttttagttttcagtggacacaacatctttattttatttttatgtggtgctgaggatcgaacccagagccccgcgcatgccaggcaagcacgttactgcttaagccacatccccagcccttcatttattctttccttaGGACATTGTCATTCTGTGCAGTCTTGGAtagaaaatagcattttttaaactTCTCCTATCTACTCCTATGTGATATGTTAACTATCTTCCTCCAGAGTTTAAACACACGCATGCGTACACCCAcatgcacaatttttttcttatgtttcaatTATGATTTATGGTGGAATGTGTGCTTCGAGTTTGTCCTTgttaaaatctgtattttaaaattcagacagATGAGGAAGTAGTCTGTGTACTAGACTGGGTTAGGAATGGTAATAAAAAGAGGAAGACAGAACCTGGGTGGTGGGATAGAAACGGGGAGGAGGAAACCAAAACTAGAACATCTGGTTTAGAAGCTGATTGTAAGgtaacttttacttatttatttattcaataaatatttacttgatGGCACTGTATCTGTAAGAGATACAAAGATGTGCTCAGGATGTTTTATCCAGAAAAAGGAAATAGGTCAAATTGATTGAGCACTAACTGTGCTAGGgccttgtttattttattttgttttttaatttatttgttctagtcaattacacatgacagcagaatgttcttcaattcattgtacacaaatggagcacaagttttcacttctctggttgtaagCCAAGTAGGGTCACATCACTCATGCAATCGTACATGCACCTACGTAATGATGTCAGTCTCATCCCagcatctttcctacccccatgccccctcccttcccctccttatttattttatatgtttagcatcttatgtttgttttaaatgtaacCCTACCAATAGCCTGTGAAGTAGAGACAACATTCATATCTGTCAGATGAAGAAGCTATGGAGATAAATAATTTGGTCAGATCCCGCACACCTAGCAGCTTACAAAGTCCTTATTACATGACCATTCATTCATTATCTACTGAGtacctgcccacctgccctgtCCTTGGAGCTGGTGGTACTGTGGTGAAGAAGACTCAGTTCCTGTCCTCCTTTAGGTTATTCTTCTTGTAGGGGAGGAGACATCTGATAATTTTGTAATTCATTAATCATTTAGGCTATTTTCTGCATAGCacataaataaatcttttatttttaatgagcttAATATTGCTCATTATAAAAATGGCACATACtctacattttaaatttggaaaatacagataAGTGGCAAATAGAAAGTGTTTTTATATCTCCCCAAATTATTTCCATCAAATGACTAGTATGTCAGTCATCACAACTCCCAGTCTCAGTGTGTATGTACTCATCCATTGTCACCATTTTGGTCATTGGAGGTTGAGTTTATGGCTAGCTATCATCTTTAGTTAATGTAAGTCCCCTTTATGGGATTTacctttttaggtttttttttaatatagtaaataaaagaataagtttcTCACTAATCTATTTGTGGAAATAGAAGTCAAAAGGGTAACAGAGCTCTTCCTAAATAAAGGCCTGTCAAATATGGTATCCATATGAGTTATTCACTCTCCTTTAGTGGGGACAGGAAGACCTATCACAGGAAAGGGTGTCATTCTTGCTTTGGAATAGTAGCCATGATCTCCCAGTGTGAACTCTTCATAGAAGGAAGAAAACTCATACTATGGCTAACATCAGAGGCCTAGTAGTGTATAGGTCTTTCTTGCAAGAGACACACACCAgtacacacatttttcttttcatggattCAGGTGGCCACTTGAATATCATGACTGAGTATGAATGCTTATGTCACCTTTTGACACCTGCTTTGTGAACTGATGAAGATTTAAGCTGTGTCAGATCCCCACCATGGACCAGATTCCCCACCCATGACTGACCGGCAATGTCAAGAAAAATATGCATCATGATATTTTTATGCACATTGTATAAATCcactgtcttctttttcttttcaggaagTTCAGGAAAAAGTGTCTTTATTTAGCCTACAGATGGAGATAAGTGGTTTAATTCCTGGCCTGTTGTCTACGTTCATTCTTCTATCTAGTAGTGATCGCTATGGGCGAAAATTCCCTATGATTTTATCTTCCGTTGGTGCTCTTGCAACCAGCATTTGGATCTATTTGCTGTCCTACTTTGCCTTTCCATTCCAGCTTTTGATTGCATCTACCTTCATTGGTGCATTTTGTGGCAATTATACAACATTTTATGGAGCTTGCTTTGCCTATATAGTTGATCAGTGTAAAGaatccaaacaaaaaacaattcgAATAGCTATAATTGATTTTATGCTTGGACTCGTTACTGGACTAACAGGACTGTCATCTGGCTATTTTATTAGAGAACTAGGTTTTGTATGgtcatttttaattattgctaTAGTTCTTACTGTTAACttgacatatattttatttttacttgataaTCCAATGAAAGAGTCTTCAACTCAGAATGTTACCATATCATGTAGTGAAGGCTTTAAAGACCTATTTTACCGAActtacatactttttaaaaatgcttctggTAAGCAACGGCTTTTGCTCTGTTTGTTACTTTTTACAATGATCACTTTTTTCTTCGTAATAAGTGGCATTTCCccagtttttattctttatgaattGGGTCCCCCACTCTGCTGGAATGAAATTTTTATAGGTTATGGATCAGCTTTGAGTAGTATCTCCTTTTTGAGTAGCTTCCTAGGAATTTGGCTTTTTTCTTATTGCATGGAAGATATTCATATGGCCGTCATTGGAATTTTTACCACCATAGCAGGAATGGCCACAGCTGCTTTTGCTAGAACTACACTGATGATGTTTTTAGGTGAGTTACAAATGCAGCCTTGGAACtgtgtatttgattttatatgaAATGAATTAAGTCTGATGGGACAGAACCTTTAATATAAAGCTCTCTATTCAACCCATTCCAGTTGTCTTAAAGTTAAAAAGCTAGTTTGCCAGAAGCAAATAAGATGAGAGCAAAATCTACTGGGGGTAGTGGGGAGTATTCCCTGAATTGACCACAATTTTCCAAATTTACATGTCTGccaaaaaaatgttttgggaGATATTCTTTATATGAATGAGTTCTTCAATATAGCTTTCACCAATAGCCAGTTTACCAaagtgaacattttttaaaatgctgctaAGAAGGCTATTTcccataaaaatatttagaacaattatATAAAGTGTATCTAATTGATTTATAAGAAAAttcatatttgttgaatatattcAAGAAGAAATTCTTTTCCCCCCAAGTATTCTGACatttgttttatgctattttaaaaaatattctgatgtGCTCCACCGAATTAATTTTACCATCCAATAATACATTGCAACTAGAATAGAAATTACTGTTGTAAACTTTATACAAAATCAGAAATCACAAATTTTGCTTCCAAAGAGATGAAGGAGGCAAGAAGTACTTGGGGTTTGCTCTGAGGGTCCTATCTCCCTCAATACCAAAAGAATAGCTTCGCATCCTTCAAAAGGAAAGTGTTTTAGGGGAAGTTTTTGCAAATTGACCTACTGGTCATTTCATGAATTGACTTGTGATGAATTGCTAT
This window contains:
- the Slc46a3 gene encoding lysosomal proton-coupled steroid conjugate and bile acid symporter SLC46A3 isoform X2, producing MSAAPALLDSGKTGLGPAILVASVAKQEVQEKVSLFSLQMEISGLIPGLLSTFILLSSSDRYGRKFPMILSSVGALATSIWIYLLSYFAFPFQLLIASTFIGAFCGNYTTFYGACFAYIVDQCKESKQKTIRIAIIDFMLGLVTGLTGLSSGYFIRELGFVWSFLIIAIVLTVNLTYILFLLDNPMKESSTQNVTISCSEGFKDLFYRTYILFKNASGKQRLLLCLLLFTMITFFFVISGISPVFILYELGPPLCWNEIFIGYGSALSSISFLSSFLGIWLFSYCMEDIHMAVIGIFTTIAGMATAAFARTTLMMFLVRVPFLFTIMPLSALRSMLSKVVRPTEQGTLFACIAFLETLGGVTAVSAFNGIYSATVAWYPGFTFLLSAGLLFIPVISLWAVKCINWREESNALLVQEESSDDTSDR
- the Slc46a3 gene encoding lysosomal proton-coupled steroid conjugate and bile acid symporter SLC46A3 isoform X1, with protein sequence MKISYVEPAILLNSFALSLISPLTTQYLYRRIWEETSNYSFALDNNISECDKNKSSPIFAVQKEVQEKVSLFSLQMEISGLIPGLLSTFILLSSSDRYGRKFPMILSSVGALATSIWIYLLSYFAFPFQLLIASTFIGAFCGNYTTFYGACFAYIVDQCKESKQKTIRIAIIDFMLGLVTGLTGLSSGYFIRELGFVWSFLIIAIVLTVNLTYILFLLDNPMKESSTQNVTISCSEGFKDLFYRTYILFKNASGKQRLLLCLLLFTMITFFFVISGISPVFILYELGPPLCWNEIFIGYGSALSSISFLSSFLGIWLFSYCMEDIHMAVIGIFTTIAGMATAAFARTTLMMFLVRVPFLFTIMPLSALRSMLSKVVRPTEQGTLFACIAFLETLGGVTAVSAFNGIYSATVAWYPGFTFLLSAGLLFIPVISLWAVKCINWREESNALLVQEESSDDTSDR